A window of the Garra rufa chromosome 10, GarRuf1.0, whole genome shotgun sequence genome harbors these coding sequences:
- the diras1b gene encoding GTP-binding protein Di-Ras1b: MPEQSNDYRVVVFGAGGVGKSSLVLRFVKGTFRDTYIPTVEDTYRQVISCDKSVCTLQITDTTGSHQFPAMQRLSISKGHAFILVYSITSKQSLEELKPIYQQILAIKSSVENIPIMLVGNKSDETQREVKTEDGEAQSKIWKCAFMETSAKTNHNVTELFQELLNLEKKRNMSLNIDGKRSGKQSRADKLKGKCSIM, translated from the coding sequence ATGCCCGAGCAGAGCAACGACTACCGTGTGGTGGTGTTTGGAGCAGGGGGTGTTGGAAAGAGCTCACTGGTGCTCCGTTTTGTGAAAGGCACTTTCCGGGACACCTACATCCCAACAGTGGAGGACACGTACCGGCAGGTGATCAGCTGTGACAAGAGCGTCTGCACCCTGCAGATCACAGACACAACCGGCAGCCACCAGTTTCCTGCCATGCAGCGTCTGTCCATCTCCAAGGGTCACGCATTCATCCTGGTCTACTCCATCACTAGTAAGCAATCCCTTGAAGAATTAAAGCCCATATACCAGCAGATTCTCGCTATCAAAAGCAGCGTAGAGAACATCCCAATCATGCTCGTGGGAAACAAGAGCGACGAGACTCAACGGGAAGTGAAAACCGAAGATGGAGAGGCCCAGTCCAAGATCTGGAAGTGCGCTTTCATGGAGACTTCGGCTAAGACTAACCACAACGTCACTGAGCTTTTCCAGGAGCTTCTCAACTTGGAGAAGAAGAGGAACATGAGTTTAAACATCGATGGGAAGCGTTCTGGGAAGCAAAGCAGGGCTGACAAGCTGAAGGGGAAATGCAGCATCATGTAG